The proteins below are encoded in one region of Fibrella aestuarina BUZ 2:
- a CDS encoding choice-of-anchor Q domain-containing protein, with protein MNFARFPKRNAFRWVGAVGLCLLLTTLTLAQNIRYVNALASYANPASATSWATATSNLQGAINSLSATGGQVWVADGVYFPVPAPSFDRSVSFTLLNGVELYGGFPNNNPGATMSDRQPFRWRTILSGDIGAIDVVDNSYHVLTGVGLNNTAVLDGFAIAGGSADGPGTDRFGGGLYIRNSSPIVRNCRFRNNSATSGGGLNNDDKSNPLLINCAFENNRAANVGGGMANTVSNATLINCSFVNNTASAGAGLANNSNNGGSTQLTNCTFWANVGFAIGGAISNSGTVGLSNSILWNNNRGATAIGNSGTLVATYCLIENGATGYTGTNNLTATVSPFASTSGVALNGCSLAVNAANPASTTVNSPPYSATALPTTDLLGNPRFSDGRIDMGAIEYQGPSVVITSQPSGVLAACQGTTVTAAVSVSGVGPFAYQWFRNGTVVSGATSATLSVPNAQSTASGTYSLSVTGACLSVTTIPINVLVNPFSRLYIKPGGTGNGSSWNTALSDLQVGINASCPNGQVWVAAGTYRPTSGHDRTASFSLRNQVSLLGGFVGTETLLSQRPPVNPVNAQPSSSTLSGEIGDPNSLTDNSYNVVRNNTDWLDNTAVLDGFVITSGNGSSDTDFIGGGGMYNLVSNPVVQNCLFANNISNLGGGLYNSSANPVLTNCLFRANRATKAAYGGGGIYNYGGNQATMTNCVFLSNTAVGGGGGVYNTLGSSQCVGCWLQDNQAAEGGGFYQYGVPTTKFVNSVFLNNRATSNGGAIYNQYGQIQLINSTFLSNSATVGRWLSNTSEGDSNGQALVVNCLIWGHAPGSVYVSDATSTITSSYCLFDPSTNGLNSPTNLTAVGSPFASTGSVVLSANSPAINAGNPASVTTNDGLYSATSLPPTDFLGNPRIVSGQVDIGAIEYQQVIAFTVKTGSWDDPTVWSVNRVPTAADAVELRHMVSLPPSYTAQAGSLRYKATGRLKTSAESLLRIGL; from the coding sequence ATGAACTTCGCTCGTTTTCCTAAACGCAATGCCTTTCGCTGGGTCGGAGCTGTTGGCCTGTGTCTTTTGCTGACCACCCTTACCCTGGCTCAGAACATTCGCTACGTAAATGCTTTGGCATCCTACGCTAACCCCGCCAGCGCTACATCGTGGGCTACGGCTACCAGTAATTTACAGGGAGCCATCAACTCGCTCTCGGCCACGGGTGGGCAGGTCTGGGTAGCCGATGGGGTCTACTTCCCAGTTCCTGCGCCTTCCTTTGACCGTAGCGTCAGCTTTACGCTTCTAAACGGTGTGGAACTGTATGGGGGCTTCCCCAATAACAATCCCGGCGCTACGATGAGCGACCGGCAACCCTTCAGGTGGCGAACGATCCTGTCGGGCGATATCGGTGCGATTGATGTGGTCGACAACAGCTACCATGTACTGACGGGCGTCGGCCTGAACAATACCGCCGTTCTCGACGGCTTTGCCATTGCTGGGGGCAGTGCTGACGGCCCCGGTACAGATCGCTTCGGTGGAGGGCTGTATATCCGTAACAGTAGCCCTATCGTGCGTAACTGTAGATTTCGGAACAACTCGGCCACATCGGGCGGTGGGCTCAATAACGATGACAAGAGCAATCCCCTGCTCATCAACTGTGCCTTTGAAAACAACCGGGCTGCCAACGTGGGTGGAGGCATGGCCAATACCGTCAGCAACGCTACCCTCATCAACTGCTCGTTTGTGAATAATACGGCTTCTGCGGGTGCAGGACTGGCCAACAACAGCAACAACGGCGGCAGTACGCAGCTTACCAATTGTACCTTTTGGGCCAACGTTGGGTTTGCGATTGGTGGTGCTATCTCCAACAGTGGTACCGTGGGCCTCTCCAACAGCATCCTGTGGAACAACAACCGGGGGGCCACTGCCATTGGTAATAGCGGCACGTTGGTGGCGACTTACTGCCTCATCGAGAATGGAGCTACTGGCTATACAGGCACCAATAACCTGACGGCCACCGTCAGCCCCTTCGCCAGCACCTCAGGCGTGGCCCTGAATGGTTGCTCGCTCGCCGTCAACGCCGCCAACCCTGCCAGCACAACGGTCAACAGCCCACCCTACTCGGCCACAGCCCTGCCCACCACCGACCTGCTGGGTAACCCACGCTTCTCCGACGGACGAATCGACATGGGGGCTATCGAATACCAGGGGCCATCGGTGGTCATCACTAGCCAGCCATCGGGCGTGTTGGCGGCCTGCCAGGGTACCACCGTTACGGCTGCCGTGAGCGTGTCGGGTGTGGGGCCGTTTGCCTACCAATGGTTTCGCAACGGTACTGTGGTATCGGGGGCCACATCGGCCACGCTTAGCGTGCCCAATGCCCAAAGCACCGCGTCTGGTACGTACTCGCTTTCGGTGACGGGGGCGTGTCTAAGCGTGACCACCATACCCATAAACGTATTGGTAAACCCCTTCAGCCGCCTGTACATAAAGCCCGGCGGCACGGGCAACGGCAGTAGCTGGAACACCGCTCTGAGTGACTTGCAGGTGGGCATCAATGCCAGTTGCCCCAACGGGCAGGTGTGGGTGGCCGCCGGTACGTACCGACCCACATCGGGCCATGACCGAACGGCCAGTTTCTCGCTGCGGAATCAGGTGAGTTTGTTGGGTGGTTTTGTCGGCACCGAAACGCTGCTTAGTCAGCGCCCCCCCGTCAACCCGGTAAACGCTCAGCCCAGCAGTAGTACCCTCAGCGGCGAGATTGGCGACCCCAATAGCCTCACCGACAACAGCTATAATGTTGTGCGCAACAACACCGACTGGTTGGACAACACGGCAGTGCTCGATGGTTTCGTGATTACAAGCGGCAATGGCAGCAGCGACACCGACTTTATTGGGGGCGGTGGTATGTATAATTTAGTCAGCAATCCAGTAGTCCAGAATTGCCTCTTTGCCAACAACATAAGCAACCTCGGTGGGGGACTGTACAACAGTAGTGCCAACCCCGTGTTGACCAATTGTCTATTCCGCGCCAACCGGGCTACCAAAGCGGCCTACGGTGGGGGGGGGATATACAACTACGGCGGCAATCAGGCCACGATGACTAATTGCGTATTTCTCAGCAACACAGCCGTTGGTGGGGGCGGAGGGGTATACAACACGCTCGGCAGCTCGCAATGCGTAGGTTGTTGGCTACAGGACAATCAGGCAGCCGAGGGAGGTGGCTTTTACCAGTATGGGGTACCCACAACCAAGTTTGTCAACAGTGTTTTTCTGAACAATCGGGCTACGTCAAATGGCGGAGCTATCTACAATCAATATGGACAGATACAACTGATCAACAGCACGTTTCTGAGCAACTCGGCCACAGTGGGTCGCTGGTTGTCGAACACATCGGAAGGAGACAGCAACGGGCAGGCGCTGGTTGTTAACTGCCTCATCTGGGGCCATGCTCCGGGATCAGTGTATGTCTCCGATGCAACGTCGACGATCACATCGAGCTACTGTCTGTTCGATCCGTCAACGAATGGGCTAAACAGTCCCACGAACCTAACGGCCGTCGGTTCGCCTTTTGCCAGCACCGGCAGCGTCGTACTATCGGCCAATTCGCCAGCCATCAACGCCGGCAACCCCGCCAGTGTCACAACAAATGACGGCCTCTATTCGGCCACAAGCCTGCCGCCTACCGATTTTCTGGGCAACCCCCGCATCGTCAGTGGGCAGGTCGACATCGGGGCCATCGAGTACCAGCAGGTGATCGCGTTTACGGTGAAAACAGGCAGTTGGGACGACCCCACGGTGTGGTCGGTCAATCGTGTACCCACGGCTGCCGATGCTGTCGAACTGCGCCATATGGTTAGTTTACCGCCCAGTTATACCGCCCAGGCGGGCAGTTTGCGCTACAAAGCCACCGGTCGGTTGAAGACCAGCGCCGAAAGTTTGCTACGGATTGGCTTATGA
- a CDS encoding protoporphyrinogen/coproporphyrinogen oxidase, with protein MPIVIIGAGVAGLTCANYLHQRGRDVLVLEASDGVGGRVRTDLVEGFRLDRGFQILLTAYPEAQRLLNYAALDLRRFRSGARIHHDEGGAGERWMTLLNPFTEPLSIVQTLTSPIGTLADKLRIVELIRHVQGMSSDELFGQTATSTATYLRDYGFSEQIIERFFRPFFGGVFLEDDLTTSSNFFEFCFKNFFLGDAAIPALGIGQIPAQLAGRLPADSIRLNVPVARVNGNTVHLASGEHLTAATVVMAVDATAAARLQGQNPPAPTAFNHTTCTYFAAPASTRPDSLAADKLLVLNTRRSSSVHNIAVMTDISPAYAPADQLLISVSTQGLEQVDAAALAKQIKTELTSWYGESVQGWRHLRTYHLPQALPAYGPEATRPTLQLSNHLYQCGDRTTYPSLNAAMQTGRMVADMI; from the coding sequence ATGCCGATTGTGATTATTGGGGCCGGGGTTGCCGGCCTGACCTGCGCCAACTACCTGCATCAGCGGGGCCGCGATGTGCTGGTGCTCGAAGCCAGCGATGGCGTGGGCGGCCGGGTCCGCACCGATCTGGTCGAGGGCTTCCGGCTCGACCGGGGTTTTCAGATTTTGCTGACGGCTTACCCCGAAGCTCAGCGCCTGCTTAACTACGCCGCGCTCGACCTGCGCCGGTTCCGGTCGGGGGCCCGTATCCACCACGACGAAGGCGGCGCGGGCGAACGCTGGATGACCCTGCTCAACCCGTTTACCGAGCCTCTGAGCATCGTTCAGACGCTGACCTCGCCCATCGGTACGCTGGCCGACAAGCTGCGGATCGTGGAGCTGATCCGGCACGTGCAGGGGATGTCGAGCGACGAGCTGTTCGGGCAGACCGCCACCTCCACGGCAACGTACCTGCGCGATTATGGCTTCTCGGAACAGATCATCGAGCGTTTCTTCCGGCCCTTTTTCGGGGGCGTTTTTCTGGAAGATGACCTGACCACGTCGAGCAATTTCTTTGAGTTCTGCTTTAAAAACTTTTTTCTCGGCGACGCGGCCATTCCCGCCCTGGGCATCGGGCAGATTCCGGCCCAGCTCGCCGGGCGCCTGCCCGCCGACAGCATCCGGCTCAACGTACCTGTGGCGCGGGTCAATGGCAACACCGTGCACCTCGCATCGGGCGAACACCTCACGGCAGCCACTGTTGTCATGGCGGTCGATGCAACAGCGGCGGCCCGGCTTCAGGGGCAAAACCCACCTGCGCCAACGGCGTTCAACCATACGACCTGCACCTACTTCGCGGCCCCAGCCAGCACACGCCCCGACAGTCTTGCGGCCGACAAACTGCTGGTGCTCAACACCCGGCGATCGTCGTCGGTACATAACATCGCGGTGATGACCGATATTTCGCCCGCCTATGCCCCCGCTGACCAACTGCTGATTTCAGTGAGTACGCAGGGACTGGAGCAAGTAGATGCGGCCGCGTTGGCGAAGCAGATCAAAACCGAACTGACCAGTTGGTACGGCGAGTCGGTGCAGGGGTGGCGTCACCTACGTACCTACCACTTGCCGCAGGCCCTTCCCGCTTATGGCCCGGAAGCTACCCGCCCCACGCTGCAACTGAGCAATCATCTGTACCAGTGCGGCGACCGGACCACGTACCCATCGCTCAACGCCGCCATGCAAACCGGCCGGATGGTAGCTGATATGATTTAA
- a CDS encoding anthranilate synthase component II gives MRLLMLDNADSFTYTLVDYLRQVGAECVVRRNTQPLDTLLTDIYDAVVLSPGPGTPAEAGCLMEVVRHYHNRLPLLGVCLGMQAIGQFFGATLGRSPRPVHGKVSAIEVDTTDPLFRGLPPRINVTRYHSLALTDVPAPLRITATTPGGEVMAIRHRTLPVGGVQFHPEAVLTEGGLTMLHNFITTKPTTL, from the coding sequence ATGCGTCTACTCATGCTCGATAATGCCGATTCATTCACCTACACGCTGGTCGATTACCTGCGGCAGGTGGGGGCTGAATGCGTGGTACGCCGCAACACGCAACCGCTGGATACGCTGCTAACCGACATCTACGACGCCGTGGTGCTGTCGCCGGGGCCGGGCACACCCGCCGAGGCCGGTTGCCTGATGGAGGTGGTGCGGCATTATCACAACCGTTTGCCCCTCTTAGGCGTTTGTTTAGGCATGCAGGCTATCGGGCAGTTTTTCGGGGCGACACTCGGCCGCAGTCCGCGCCCCGTTCATGGGAAGGTATCGGCCATTGAGGTCGACACCACCGACCCCTTGTTTCGCGGGTTGCCGCCGCGGATTAACGTGACGCGGTATCATTCGCTGGCGCTGACCGACGTGCCCGCGCCCTTGCGCATCACGGCCACGACGCCCGGCGGCGAGGTGATGGCGATCCGGCACCGGACGCTTCCCGTTGGGGGCGTGCAGTTTCATCCCGAAGCTGTCCTGACGGAGGGCGGCCTGACTATGCTCCACAACTTTATCACGACAAAACCGACCACCTTATGA
- a CDS encoding alpha/beta fold hydrolase yields the protein MTTVHHEGEFHYIDEGQGDCLLLLHGLFGALSNWDDVIETFSRQYRVVIPVLPIYDMPMREASLDGLVAFVERFVAFRGLSNLTLLGNSLGGHVGLLYTFKHPDEVLRLVLTGSSGLFENGMGGSFPKRGSYDFVAERVAYTFYDPKVASKELIDEVFEVTSSIPKCMNIVQIAKSAQRTNLANDLHLITVPTLLVWGLNDTITPPHVAHEFERLIADTELHFIDKCGHAPMMEHPKRFNALLTQWLQKHPIGMEAVGR from the coding sequence ATGACGACTGTGCACCACGAAGGCGAATTCCACTACATCGATGAAGGACAAGGCGATTGCCTGCTGTTGCTGCATGGGTTGTTTGGCGCGCTGAGCAACTGGGACGACGTGATCGAGACGTTCTCCCGACAGTACCGGGTGGTCATTCCGGTGTTGCCGATCTACGACATGCCCATGCGCGAAGCGAGCCTCGACGGGTTGGTGGCGTTTGTGGAGCGGTTCGTGGCGTTCCGTGGGCTCAGCAACCTGACCCTGCTGGGCAACTCGCTGGGTGGGCACGTGGGCCTGCTCTATACCTTCAAACACCCCGACGAAGTGCTTCGGCTGGTGCTGACGGGCAGTTCGGGGCTGTTTGAGAATGGCATGGGAGGCTCGTTTCCCAAGCGCGGCAGCTACGATTTCGTGGCCGAGCGCGTGGCCTACACCTTCTACGACCCCAAGGTCGCCAGCAAAGAACTGATCGACGAGGTGTTTGAGGTCACCAGCAGCATTCCGAAGTGCATGAACATCGTGCAGATTGCCAAGTCGGCGCAGCGGACAAATCTGGCCAACGATTTACACCTTATCACGGTACCGACGTTATTGGTATGGGGTTTGAATGATACCATTACACCGCCGCACGTGGCCCATGAGTTCGAACGGCTCATTGCGGACACGGAACTGCACTTCATCGACAAATGTGGGCACGCCCCCATGATGGAACACCCCAAACGCTTCAACGCCCTGCTGACCCAGTGGCTCCAGAAGCACCCGATAGGGATGGAAGCCGTTGGTCGGTAG
- a CDS encoding CBS domain-containing protein: MLAAELIDPMIPALKPGDTVADALDWMQEHHLTQLAVVDINQYLGIVSEDLLLNLPDDQRPIADVMRLAEGVFVLENQHLLEMIAQINEHRLDVLAVLNTASEFMGTASAAELLRQFARDLAIQEAGAILVLALDEQDYSMAEISRLVESNNVKIVSSYYSSAAYGMVDKSRLTLKLNRRDITAVVSTLERFGYTIDAAFASAPIDSIDQERLDALLRYLNT; this comes from the coding sequence ATGTTGGCTGCCGAATTGATCGATCCCATGATACCTGCTCTCAAGCCGGGCGACACCGTTGCCGATGCGCTCGATTGGATGCAGGAACATCACTTAACGCAACTAGCCGTCGTTGACATCAACCAGTATCTGGGTATTGTCAGCGAAGACTTGTTGCTCAACCTTCCCGACGATCAGCGGCCCATTGCCGACGTGATGCGACTGGCTGAGGGTGTTTTTGTGCTGGAAAACCAGCACCTGCTGGAGATGATTGCCCAGATCAACGAGCACCGGCTCGATGTGCTGGCCGTGCTCAATACGGCCAGTGAGTTTATGGGCACGGCCAGCGCGGCCGAGTTGCTGCGGCAGTTTGCCCGGGATCTGGCCATTCAGGAAGCCGGGGCTATCCTGGTGCTGGCGCTCGACGAACAGGACTACTCGATGGCCGAGATCAGCCGGTTGGTCGAGTCGAACAACGTCAAGATCGTGAGCAGCTACTACAGCAGTGCCGCCTACGGGATGGTTGATAAGTCGCGGCTGACGCTGAAACTGAATCGGCGCGATATCACGGCCGTGGTCTCGACGCTGGAACGCTTTGGCTACACCATTGATGCGGCCTTTGCCAGCGCCCCCATCGATAGTATTGATCAGGAACGCCTCGACGCGCTTCTCCGCTATTTGAATACGTAA
- a CDS encoding NAD kinase, with product MKIAIHGRTFSEQTRPFVQSMFDTLSARGAEVQLSASYRQYIDEAGIAHNSELTYKTTADIFDADFAFSLGGDGTLLDVVSQVGPREIPIVGINIGRLGFLATVSPGGIQYMLHALIHKKYTIDERSLVSVQSEADIFDGIPFGLNDFTITRTQSSSMITVHTYLDGEFLNSYWADGIIISTPSGSTGYSLSCGGPVLLPHTNNFIITPISPHNLNVRPMVIMDTCKLSFEVESRSGNFLVALDSRSKTVDVATKLHVQRESFSAKLVKLNDDNFLNTLRSKLNWGFDVRN from the coding sequence ATGAAGATTGCCATTCACGGACGTACTTTTTCGGAGCAGACCCGCCCGTTTGTGCAGTCGATGTTCGACACACTGTCGGCGCGGGGTGCCGAAGTGCAACTGTCGGCCAGTTATCGCCAGTATATTGACGAGGCGGGTATCGCACATAACAGCGAGCTGACCTATAAAACCACGGCCGACATCTTCGACGCTGACTTTGCCTTTAGCCTCGGCGGCGATGGTACCCTACTCGACGTGGTGTCGCAGGTGGGACCCCGCGAAATCCCGATTGTGGGCATCAATATCGGGCGGCTGGGCTTCCTGGCGACGGTCTCGCCCGGTGGCATTCAGTACATGCTCCATGCCCTCATTCACAAGAAATACACCATCGATGAGCGATCGCTGGTGAGCGTGCAGTCGGAAGCCGATATCTTCGATGGCATTCCCTTCGGGCTGAACGACTTCACCATCACACGTACCCAGAGCTCGTCGATGATCACGGTGCATACGTACCTGGACGGCGAATTTCTGAATTCGTACTGGGCCGACGGGATCATCATCTCGACACCCAGCGGCTCCACGGGCTACTCGCTCAGCTGCGGCGGGCCGGTGTTACTGCCGCACACCAACAACTTCATTATCACGCCCATCAGCCCGCACAACCTGAACGTGCGCCCGATGGTGATCATGGACACCTGCAAACTCTCGTTTGAGGTAGAGAGCCGGAGCGGAAATTTTCTGGTGGCGCTGGATTCCCGCTCCAAGACGGTCGATGTGGCAACAAAATTGCACGTGCAACGGGAGTCGTTTTCGGCAAAACTGGTCAAGTTGAACGACGATAATTTCCTCAATACGCTCCGCAGCAAATTGAACTGGGGCTTCGACGTGCGCAACTGA
- the porG gene encoding type IX secretion system protein PorG: protein MKLPIARLLAVGLFLSPLLGISQKVEIGGGIGAMLYKGDVSPTLDPQFARLGGSLFFRYHPSQAFAVRAQVMVGRIVGADSLSRDVFQQSRGAAFRNTIREAALTAEYKFRNYTPLRNVKNWTPYVFGGVAVFGHGLRLPGEKPIGIAFPLGVGIKYEIARPWSIGAEFGTRFTTSDSLDGLANPTASTPRLSQSDPDRKDHYTFVALTLSYTFYRVFCPPGSL, encoded by the coding sequence ATGAAACTACCCATAGCCCGGCTTCTTGCAGTCGGGCTTTTTCTCAGCCCTTTGTTGGGTATCAGCCAGAAAGTCGAGATTGGCGGGGGCATAGGGGCCATGCTCTACAAAGGTGACGTGTCGCCCACGCTCGATCCGCAGTTTGCCCGGCTGGGTGGCTCTCTCTTTTTTCGATATCACCCCAGTCAGGCGTTTGCCGTGCGGGCGCAGGTGATGGTTGGGCGCATCGTTGGGGCTGATAGCCTGTCGCGGGATGTCTTCCAACAGTCACGGGGGGCAGCGTTTCGGAATACGATCCGGGAGGCGGCCCTCACCGCCGAGTACAAATTCCGGAATTATACGCCCCTTCGGAATGTGAAAAACTGGACGCCCTATGTATTTGGCGGCGTCGCTGTGTTTGGGCACGGGCTGCGGCTACCCGGCGAAAAACCAATCGGTATCGCCTTTCCGCTGGGCGTAGGCATCAAGTACGAAATAGCCCGACCATGGAGCATCGGGGCTGAATTTGGCACCCGGTTTACGACGTCCGATTCACTCGACGGACTGGCCAATCCTACGGCCAGCACGCCCCGGCTGTCGCAGAGCGACCCCGATCGGAAAGATCACTACACCTTTGTGGCCTTGACGTTGAGCTACACCTTTTACCGGGTTTTCTGCCCGCCGGGTAGCCTGTAG
- a CDS encoding M23 family metallopeptidase, with protein MGVSPYFWQKTDCVNLSTLSSPRWVARIASLSLAFVLGGINIASSQVPATPLPEPTPYEWCQQFNALYVQIREESISPDSARAMFSQIMRGLRAGYVTNVDYPSDTTSSAGRERVALYFPLRGYSPTAIGGSHGEGYRAKGFDLFDYTVRGSHPAQDIFIRDINQDSVDDRDGKPVDVLAMSEGLVLAIETGWTPGQEYRGGNWIWVYDPVRNGLFYYAHNRVVNVTMGDWVRAGQKIAEVGRTGLNAYKARSPTHLHLMYLQVQPNGLPLPRNTYDWLLSAKR; from the coding sequence ATGGGCGTAAGCCCTTATTTTTGGCAAAAAACCGACTGCGTCAATTTGTCAACTCTATCATCGCCCCGCTGGGTAGCCCGGATTGCCAGTCTGTCGCTGGCGTTTGTGCTGGGCGGCATCAACATCGCATCGTCGCAGGTACCGGCTACGCCCCTTCCTGAGCCAACCCCTTACGAATGGTGCCAGCAGTTCAACGCCCTGTATGTGCAGATTCGCGAGGAAAGCATCAGCCCCGATTCGGCGCGGGCGATGTTTAGCCAGATCATGCGCGGGCTTCGGGCTGGGTACGTGACCAACGTCGATTACCCGTCGGATACGACTTCCAGCGCCGGGCGTGAGCGCGTTGCCCTTTATTTTCCATTGCGCGGCTACTCCCCGACGGCCATTGGCGGCTCGCACGGTGAGGGTTACCGCGCCAAGGGGTTCGATTTGTTCGATTATACCGTGCGCGGGAGCCACCCGGCGCAGGACATTTTTATCCGCGATATTAATCAGGATTCGGTCGACGACCGGGATGGGAAGCCTGTCGACGTGCTGGCGATGAGCGAAGGGCTGGTGCTGGCGATTGAAACCGGCTGGACGCCCGGCCAGGAATACCGGGGTGGCAACTGGATCTGGGTGTATGATCCCGTGCGGAATGGCCTGTTTTACTACGCGCACAACCGGGTGGTGAACGTCACGATGGGCGACTGGGTACGTGCCGGTCAGAAGATCGCCGAGGTGGGCCGAACCGGCCTGAACGCCTATAAAGCCCGCTCTCCAACGCACCTGCACCTGATGTACCTGCAAGTGCAGCCCAACGGCCTGCCGCTGCCACGGAATACCTACGACTGGCTGCTGAGCGCCAAACGCTAG
- a CDS encoding DUF779 domain-containing protein translates to MPPQLLARVAVTPAAAAIIHTLQAQYGPLMFHQSGGCCDGSSPMCYASGEFIIGATDVLLGQVEGCDFWMAEDQFDYWKHTHLTVDVTPGRGASFSLEIPLGIRFLIRSRLFTDTEYAQLAPVQVGA, encoded by the coding sequence ATGCCTCCTCAGCTCCTCGCCCGCGTCGCTGTAACGCCCGCCGCGGCCGCCATTATTCACACCCTTCAGGCGCAATACGGGCCGCTGATGTTCCACCAGAGTGGCGGGTGCTGCGATGGGTCGTCGCCCATGTGCTATGCCAGCGGCGAGTTTATCATTGGCGCTACCGACGTGTTGCTGGGCCAGGTCGAGGGCTGCGACTTCTGGATGGCCGAGGATCAGTTCGACTATTGGAAACACACCCACCTGACCGTCGACGTGACGCCGGGGCGGGGGGCTAGTTTTTCGCTCGAAATTCCGCTAGGCATCCGCTTTCTGATCCGGTCACGGCTGTTTACCGACACCGAGTACGCGCAATTGGCACCGGTTCAGGTTGGTGCGTAA
- a CDS encoding aldehyde dehydrogenase family protein, with the protein MEVQEAPSKILPRPEFKSQYENFIGGKWVAPVDGEYFTNMSPVDNSLIARVPRSKAADIDLALDAAHKAFASWSHTSATERSNLLLKIADVIEKNLELLARVETVENGKAVRETLAADIPLCVDHFRYFAGVIRAEEGSVSELDATTVSMIIKEPIGVVGQIIPWNFPLLMATWKLAPALAAGCCVVMKPAEQTPTSILVLMELLEGLIPPGVVNIVNGFGPEAGKPLAQSKRIAKVAFTGETTTGRLIMQYASENLIPVTMELGGKSPNIFMESVGDADDEFFDKCVEGAVMFALNQGEVCTCPSRMLVHERVYDRFIERVIQRTEAIKLGHPLDPETMMGAQASNDQFEKILSYIDIGKQEGAEVLTGGGPAGLIGDGLDAGYYIKPTIFKGNNKMRVFQEEIFGPVVSVTTFKDADEALAVANDTLYGLGAGFWSRDAHELYQIPRQIQAGRVWVNCYHQYPAHAPFGGYKKSGFGRENHHMMLNHYRQTKNLLISYSKSKLGFF; encoded by the coding sequence ATGGAAGTCCAAGAAGCCCCCAGCAAAATCCTGCCTCGTCCCGAATTCAAGTCGCAGTATGAAAACTTCATCGGTGGCAAGTGGGTCGCTCCAGTTGATGGCGAGTATTTCACCAACATGTCGCCCGTTGATAATAGCCTGATTGCCCGTGTTCCCCGGTCGAAAGCGGCAGATATTGACCTGGCTCTCGACGCCGCCCACAAGGCCTTTGCGAGCTGGTCGCACACCTCAGCGACCGAACGCAGCAACCTCCTGCTTAAGATTGCCGATGTGATCGAGAAAAACCTGGAGTTGCTGGCCCGCGTCGAAACCGTCGAGAACGGAAAAGCCGTCCGCGAAACGCTGGCGGCCGATATTCCGCTCTGTGTGGATCATTTCCGGTACTTTGCGGGTGTCATCCGGGCCGAAGAAGGCTCGGTCTCCGAACTCGACGCCACCACGGTTTCCATGATTATCAAGGAACCGATTGGCGTAGTAGGACAGATCATTCCTTGGAATTTTCCGCTGCTGATGGCGACCTGGAAGCTCGCTCCTGCACTGGCGGCGGGCTGCTGCGTGGTGATGAAACCCGCCGAACAAACCCCAACCTCCATTCTGGTGCTGATGGAACTGCTCGAAGGCCTCATTCCGCCGGGGGTTGTCAACATTGTGAATGGCTTTGGCCCCGAAGCCGGTAAGCCGCTGGCCCAATCGAAGCGAATTGCCAAAGTGGCGTTCACAGGTGAAACCACGACCGGCCGCCTGATCATGCAGTATGCCTCGGAAAACCTGATCCCCGTCACGATGGAATTAGGCGGTAAATCACCCAATATCTTCATGGAATCGGTGGGCGATGCGGACGACGAGTTCTTCGACAAATGCGTGGAAGGGGCCGTCATGTTTGCGCTCAATCAGGGGGAAGTCTGCACCTGTCCGTCGCGGATGCTGGTGCACGAGCGGGTGTATGACCGGTTTATCGAGCGGGTCATTCAGCGCACCGAAGCCATCAAACTGGGGCACCCACTCGACCCCGAAACCATGATGGGCGCTCAGGCGAGCAACGATCAGTTCGAGAAAATCCTGTCGTATATCGACATCGGAAAGCAGGAAGGTGCCGAAGTGCTGACGGGTGGTGGCCCCGCGGGCCTGATCGGCGACGGGCTGGATGCCGGTTACTACATCAAGCCGACAATCTTCAAAGGGAACAACAAGATGCGCGTTTTCCAGGAAGAGATTTTCGGCCCGGTGGTGTCGGTCACGACCTTCAAAGATGCCGACGAGGCACTCGCCGTGGCCAACGATACGCTGTACGGCCTCGGTGCCGGCTTCTGGTCGCGCGATGCGCACGAGCTGTATCAGATTCCCCGGCAGATTCAGGCAGGCCGCGTGTGGGTCAACTGCTATCACCAGTATCCGGCGCACGCGCCCTTTGGCGGCTACAAAAAGTCGGGCTTTGGGCGTGAGAACCACCACATGATGCTCAACCACTACCGGCAGACCAAGAACCTGCTGATCTCATACAGCAAAAGCAAGCTGGGCTTCTTCTGA